The Cycloclasticus sp. genomic sequence TCGTTTTTGGTCTTCCTAGCCTATCGGGTAGCCACTGATTAAACTAAAAGTTATAGGATAAACATGTAGAGCCAAGGGCGGAGTGCTTGCGGACGCGGGTTCGATTCCCGCCGTCTCCACCATTTACCGGTCTAACACAGACCAAGAAAGTCCATGAAACCCTGCTTAATTGCGGGGTTTCTTGCATCTAACGTCCTAACTTGTCCACCTCCATCTATTGACATCTTATGCCCAATGGGGGCAATATTAGGGGCAACAAGTCTTTTCAAAATGGAGTTGCCCCCCCAGATGCCATTAACCAATATAAAAGTAAAGAACGCTAAGCCATGTATAAAACCAGACGGCAGTGCGACAACAAAACCTTACCGTCTGTCAGATGAAAAAGGTTTATATCTTGAAGTTGCCCCCAGTGGTGGAAAATGGTGGCGATTGAAGTACAGGATAAATGGCAAGGAAAAAAGGTTATCACTTGGTGTTTATCCTGACGTTAGTTTGAAAAATGCCAGAGAGCGTAGAGATGAACTTAGGAAACAAATTGCTAATGGAATAGACCCCTCTCACACGAGAAAAGCAGAAAAACAATCCATAGGTGATCAAAATAGCTTTGAAGTTGTCGCACATGAGTGGCACACAAAATTTAGCGCAAACTGGACACAGGACCATGCTGCTAGAACACTTACCAGAATTCAAAAAAATGCTTTTCCATGGATTGGTAATAAAAACATTAATGACATTACTGCTCCAGAGTTATTGACCGTTTTAAGAAGAGTTGAATCTCGAGGTGCATTAGAAACAGCTCATCGCATCAACCAAATTTGTGGTCAAATTTTTCGATATGCAATTGCAACGGGAAGAGCTGAACGTGATCCAGCGGCTGATCTCAAAGGCGCCCTACCACCAACTAAGACCAAACATCACGCTTCTATCATTGAACCTGAAAAAATTGGCGAGCTGATGCGTGCGATAAATGGGTATTCAGGTTCTTTCATAGCTTCAACAGCATTGAAACTATCTCCATTACTTTTTGTTCGCCCCGGTGAATTACGTCAGGCGGAATGGTCAGAGATTGATTTAGAAATTGCCGAATGGCGCATACCACCTGAAAAAATGAAAATGAGAACACTTCATATCGTACCCTTATCATCCCAAGCTGTTGACCTCTTGGAAGAAATACAACCATTAACAGGTAGAGGTAAATTCGTTTTCCCAAGCACTCGAACCGTAACACGACCAATGAGCAACAATACTATAACCGCAGCCTTAAGGCGGCTTGGATATACCAAAAAAGAAATGACAGCTCACGGCTTTAGAAGCATGGCCTCTACTGTCTTAAATGAACAGGGCTGGAATAGAGACGCAATAGAAAGACAACTTGCACACAGTGAAAGAGATGGCGTAAGAGCCGCTTATAACTATGCTCAATACATGCCTGAACGTAAAAAGATGATGCAAGCATGGGCTGACTATTTGGAAAAATTAACAATTGGTGCAGACATTATTCCTATAAATAGAAATAAAAAGATCTAGCTAAATTATTTAATATAGAAATTCATGATAAAAATAACAAAACAGATGGAGTTATAGCGTGTACCCAGAGAGTTTACAAAAATATATTCCACCAGAGTTTGATCTAGCCAAGTATGAGTCAGCAGCTAATATGGAGTTAACTGACTGGTTTGAAAACTTATGGGTAAGAAGAGGATACAGGTCCATTAAGACAGTAGAAGACGAAGAGCAAACACAAGCTTTAAAAACACTAAATCAAATAAATATTAGCCGTGGTTTAGTGATTGACGGCCCTTTCTACAAAATCATGTATGGAATATTTGGACTTGATCAAACCACACAAACATCAGTAGTTAGGGATATAAGTTATATAGATTTGTTTCATAAAGCCGATCTTCTTAAAACAGATGAATTAGCGAAGCTTTATGTTGAAACAAGTTCTTTTGTCACACCTATGCTTGATCAAGATCGGTATGGAAAATTAACTGAACCTGTCAGGCTTAACGGCTCGATAAATGAGCATAGTTTTGCTTGGTTAGAACTAGATATGGATTGCTCAGATAGTGAGATAAATGAAGCATTTTCTGATTGGTTGAAACGCTCTAGACAGAAACAAAAAGCCGAAAAAAAACCCAAAAGAAGAGATCATAAACTTAAGAATCTTAATAAGGTTACTTTTAGAAAATGGCACGATGAAAGAGTTCTTGCGTATATAGACTTGGCAATGTGGAACCAATTAAACGGTACTGATGTTACGAACAATATTTATGGGAAAATACTCTTCCCTGACCCAAGAGACATAAGGAGTAAAGAAAAAAAAGTCGAGGATACAATACAGCAGTATGCGCAGGAGTTAACATCACCTGACTTCTTAAAAAGAGTATTTAAACTATTATCTGATATAGACCGGAAGAAAACCAGGTAAAAAACTTCCTAGGGAACTTTTTACATAAATCTCGTTGGGTGTATTCAATGCTTGATGGGCGGAACATTACCCCCTGTATTCATTAGCAATCACAGGGAGACAACTATGTCCGAGCAAATACTAAAACTGCCAGAAGTTACAAAAGTAACTGGCTTAGCACGATCTACGATTTATAAACTCATCAGTGAAAATAATTTTCCAAAGCAAATCAAGCTAACTACATTTTCCAGTGGATGGATTAAATCCGAAGTAGACCAATGGATTGATGAACGCATCGCTTTTTCTCGCAACATGGGGGCAGCTTAATGCCTCGCAAATTAACTCCTACACAACTTGATTACCTTCAATGGATAAAAGAAGGGCATTCGATTCACTTCTGCACTGAAGTTTCTAATCAATTAGGTGAAATGGTTTATTCAACACCGCCAACTTTTAAGACAAATCATAGGGCTATCTTAAATTTACTACGTGATGGCTATTTAAACCTTAAAGAGGAATACAGCTTTGGCATTCGGTGGGCAAACCTTTTCATAAACCAAAAAGGCTTGAACCTATTGGAAAGTAACAATGAATAAAAATAATATTCATCCACACGATGAAGCCTTTGTTAAAGAAAAACTTCGCTTACTTCCGAAACCTTTCAGGAAAAATGTTCTACGTGATTATGGGGAGATAGCCACTAAAAAGGGCCGCACAGCAGCCAACCTTTATTTACTTGATATTGAAGAAATGGTTTCAACTTCAATCAGACATCGCCTTAACAAATCATCATTAAACTGTGATGAAGATGACTTAAAGAAATTATCTATATTAAAAGCTAAAAAATGTACTGAGCTTTGGTATCTCGCAAAATCAAAAGACCCCAGAAAACTAGAATCTCCTTATAAGAAAGTTCTTATCTTTATTCGAAAACACGGTATAGAACCTATTTTTCTCAAAGAAAATCCGACCGAAAATGACTACAGATTTCTTATAAGAAAATCTCAAGATTCATCATGGTGGTTGCGTAACCTTAGAAAGGTGCAAAGCCGAGATATAGAAACAATGGCTAGGGTGCTAAACCTTATAAGCAAGCATAAAGAGATTTACGCCAGCGATATGAGTGTTTTTCGCCGTAAAAAACAAAAAGAACAGCAAAAAGAATATCTTGAAAAAATGTTTGCAACGAATGAGCTTGGCGATCAATTTCAATTAAGTGAACTTAAAGAAAAAAGCGTATCGAATCCTTACATACGAAAATCAGAATTGATGGTTCGGTGCAGAGGGTTTGAAGACTACGCAAAACATGCTGGGCATATTTCATTATTCCTTACTATGACCTGCCCTTCTAAATACCACCGAGCTTATAGCAAAAGCGGAGACGCTTCCCCAAACTGGAATGGAGCTAGACCTATTGAGGGCCAAGAGTATCTAGGCCATACATGGAAAAGGATTAGAGCTTCTTTCGAAAGAAGTAACATCAAGCCCTACGGCTTTAGAATTGCCGAACCTCACCATGATGGAACGCCCCACTGGCACTTATTGCTTTTTGTAGAACCAGAAAACAAAACTCAGCTTCTCGATATTATGAAACGTTACTGTTTTGAAGAAGATGGAGACGAAAAAGGAGCTATTGAGCATCGGTTTGAAATCGTTGAAATAGACCCTAAGAAAGGCAGCGCCACAGGCTATATAGCGAAATACATATCGAAGAATATTGATGGAAAAGATTTAGATGAAGGCGTGTATGGAGAAAACCCAATAGTTGCAGCCGAACGCGTTGAAACATGGGCCTCAATATGGGCTATTAGGCAGTTTCAGCAAATTGGAGGTGCTCAGGTTAGCATTTGGAGAGAGCTTCGACGGCTTGAAACCTTAGTAGAAACTGAACCTGTTATTGAGAAAGCAAGACATGCCGCAGACACATCTGATTGGTCAGGCTATCAAGAGGCCATGGGTGGCGTTATATGCCCAAGAAAAGAACGGCCTATTAAGCTTGTGTATAAAGACAGTGTGAACATCTCTACAGGCGAATTAAAGCAGAACCAATACGATGAAATCAGCGCCCCTAAGATCTTAGGGCTTCAACATAAATCTGCCCGCGTTATCACTCGCAAACATGAGTGGAAAATTTCTAAATCTCTATGAATTGGGGCCTAAAACACTTGGAGTTCTGTCAATAACTGTACGAAAGAATTAAGTCGCAGACTTGTGCTTCCTCATAGTTAGGTCAATGACAACCACTTTTATCTCCTCAACACCTTGGAATTCAGCAGCAATCGTCTGCCAATAACATTCCAAGGCTTCCGCTAGCCCATTTAACCCAACCTTGCGTTTATTGATCATCCAAGTTTTGTCTTGGTTTTTCCCCTGCCATACCAACAGCATCACGCCGCACCTCGCGCTTTCTTCTCGTAAATAATCGCCCGCCAACTGATTGCGCAACCGCTCGCAAAGATTTGGACCAGACCACCCTTTGTCAAGCAACTTTAGTTCGATAGGTACCGGTGAGTGTACGCGTGTATTTTGCATCCAAATATCCATGCGCTGACTATTGGCAAGTTCTGGTTCTTGTGCAGTCGTGTATTGACCGCGACACTTCATGTTAAGCCAACCAGCTACCAAGGTACGCACCTCGTTTTCACAACCGGCACGCTTCCAAGTCTTCCAAGGGCTATCGTTTCCTCGCTCCAGCCAGTACTTCAAATCTAGTAGACGATTTATCGTAAGGTCAAAAAGCTGATGATGTGTTGCGGGAGTGATTGTTTGCGCCTTATCAAAGTCACTGACCTGCTCAGCCGTCCAAGGCTCCAGATTGCCATCTTCTTCCGCTCGCTTATAGGCCTGCCTGGACATCCAAGGGCGATAATCGGGGTCAGGGTGGTCATTAATGAGTTGCTTGATGACTGAATAGCTCTCTTTCCCCGGAATTTCCGATAGAAGGTTAAATAGCCTGTTGCGCGCATCCTGTGCATCATCGCGCAGCTCTGGGGAATACATGCCTCCACCTGCACGGTTGATGTCCTCTTTTGCCCGAATATAACGGTGCATCAGGAGATATAGCGATTTCAGGTGCTCAGCTCTGCGGAAACCACCAGTATAAGGGCCACCATCATTCACGTGCCTACCTTCCATCAGCGTTGTAATGAAGATTTGGGCAGCGCGCTCTGCAACATCTCTATCAAGACATGACAACCACTTTTCGACTTCTGGAATACCAGTTAGCGGCTCGCAATCGACGCGAAGCGCGTACCACCATGCAATAATGTCCGAGTCACTTGTCTGCTCCATCTGTCGGCTAGCCAACACCGCCAGCCTTGCTGGGGCGGTTCCTCCATTGACCAATATGCGCAGGCAATAGTATCGGTTGGTATTGATACGTGTGGGGTTGGACCTCAACCACTCCATTATCACAAGAGCCATGGATGCATGCAGCCAAGGCGCATGGTAAACCAAATCGTGCAAAATATAGTTCATCGGCTCGTCCGGAGCAGTGTTATCAAGCTCCCAAAGTAGTTCCTTAATCACAGCCTCTTCAACCAAGGTTGTAAATACCTGATGCATACGCTCAAACCAACATGGAAACCCATTAAGCTCCCATGTGACATAGCGTAAAGCATGACATACCTGTGCTTCGTTCAGATTACCTAGAAAATCAGAGTGCTCATTTGCTTCTATTTCAAGACCAGCTATTGCGAATATCATTGAATACGGTGTGGTGTTATCTCTTTTAACTCCTTCAGATTGTAGGGTCGGAACATAATTATGCCAATGAGTTACGGCAGCATCACGATACGCGTAAGCGATATCATCACCGAAGTCAGGGATAAGAGCTCGCCAATCCGCGTACTTAGAGCGGCCTGTTGCCGAATTTCTGTCCTGCAATTCAATCATCAGCCAATAATGATCCTTAGTAAATTCGGCTGACTCCAGTTTTGGTGGATTGCGAACGCGACCCGGATTAGAGCGTAACCCCGCTATCCAGGTGTCGCGAGCTTGGTTTCCTCGCTCTTCCTCCTTATCCCGCTTTCGTTTATATTCTGCGTGTTCTTCTTCATATTTTCGCATCATCTCTGACACTGGCGGATTGCACAAAACCTCCAACTGGTCTCGCAAGACAGAATCATTGGTCACGGCATCTTGCAAGCTTGTTAGAATATTTGCTGGTTTGTCGGCTTGCATATAAACCCTATGTGCCGTACTAAGTGCGACCAATCTGTCATCATGCAGTTGGCGGGAACTCATGTAGTCGAACAACCTAGGTAGGCTCGTCGTGTCGAAGGCCCAATAGTGGCCTAGCCATGAAACTGACCAATCATCGGCCATCGGTTCACCTGATTTCGCTACCTTTTTAGCAGCTCGCGCCTGTTCGATGCTGGCCCAATAAAGCTGGTCATTTAGTTCTGGCCAACCGGGGACGAGTGTCTGTAAATCTCCCTTGTAATCGCAGTAATCACTGTAATCACTGCCAGACAAATGGCGCAAAGCAGGCACCTTCAACAAAATGGACAAGGACGTCACCCCGAGCGCCACAGTGCTTCGAGCTTTGACCAGTCTTTCTACCGCATGCGTAGCGGGATTAAGTAACCATGCGTATTTCTTTGAAACATAACATTCTCGACGTTCCACATATGGTGGCATGTTGAGATAGCTGTTCAGTCCGTCGAGCAGTTGGGCGATTTCCTCTTGATTACTACCAACAGGCAAGCGCTCGACAAATGCATGAAGCGAACGACCGAGACCGCTAGCTTTGTATCGTTCGTAAGGTGGCAATTTACCCAGTGATATCAACAGCCTTTCGACACTGTGGCTATCAGGCTCCTCTGCTTCAACCAATTCCTCGAGCAATTCTCGCGGAATTTGGGCATCGATTTCATTAAGCCTTTGCCACAAGCTTTGTTTCTGCTCAACAGACCCACAAGTCATCACAGCGCGTGCCGATGCTCTTCGGGCATATATCCCTCGCGAACTATCTTCCGCAATGGCAACTAAAGGAGCTACGCAGCTTGCAATTTCTCCCTGCCAGACCAACCTGCCAAGAAAGAAGATAGCATCGTCATTGTCACCGTATTCGTTGATAAGCTGTTGCGTGTCTTCCGCTAGGTCTGGATTCGCTATTCGCGCAATTGAGCTGTTGTCTCGTGCAGAACGGTCATCTTCGTCCGAAACGATTCGACGAACGATGTCTACCAAAACCCTCTTCCTTTCTAACAAAGGCAGTCGGGATGGATCGCCACCTTCGACTGCAATTTCTGGATGAATTTCCAGTGCCCTGCTACGAATTCCCTCATCAAACAAGATAAGCCATGGCAAGACAGGTCGAAGTAAGGGAGTAACAATTTTTTGTCCATATTGCTCACGGAAGAATAAAGCTTCGACCGTATAGGGACTGTTGCCCAACTTCAGTAACCCGCCAAACCACTCAGCAGCAAGCAGTTCACGCACACCCCGATGTCGAAATCGCACTCCGCCATAAATGATGTCGTTAAAAATTCCGCGTTCTAGTAGTGCACGAACATCCTTTGGATCCCAGTCAGCGAGGACGGTTTCTGCCTCAATACCCGGTTTGACCGATGCTACATCGGGTACATTGAGACCAGCCTGACCAGTCAACACAACGGCGGCGGCCAAACGACGAGCACCTTCTCGTGCCTGTTCAAGGTTTAGAGGTTGACGCTGGGCTCGGTCACTATTGTGAGCATCGCGCAACCGCGCGTCGATGTTGTGGCGAAACAGTTCCAGACGACTGCCAAGAGCTTTGTCCTCTGCCCATTTAGCAAGAATACCTTCGAGGTCAAATGGGCGCTCCGCTAGACTCCAAAGGTTGGTACGTGCAATTTCAAGTAACAGATAATCAATATCCTTCGCTTCACGAGTCACGCAAAAGCGCCGAATCCTTTCTTCATCCAAGTGGCGCATGGTGCAAATGGTGAGCGAACTTTTCGGTTTTGCTTGCTTAACTTCTTCACTACCCTCATCCTCCAGAGCAGCGAGGAATAGGATATCATCCAATAGTCTTCGATCTTCCCTCGGACGCCATGCGTAGGGTCGACTTGAGATATAGATATGCGCTCTGTGTGCACCTATTGATATGTCTTTAGCAAAGCGGCGTAGTGCTTTTTCGAAAGCTCTCGGACTTTCAAGCCGTGCCTCATCGACTGAATCTAGAAAAAACCATGCTTCCTCTGTCGATTGCAACCACGTCTGGAATTGGGCTTCCTCGCCTATCTCAAACGCCTCATAAAAGTCAGCCTCAATATCCTCAATGCGAATAAAGAAAGCTGGCTTCCCTTGGCTCGCCAATACACTTGCGCGCTGCCGCAATTCCTCGGTCTTGCCTGCGCCTGCTTCAGCCAAAATGACGCAACGAAATTCGTGGTCCATATCACCCCAAACCTTAGGATTGGCAACGCCCCAAACCGAGAGGATTTCATCGCTTTCGACCTCTTCTTGGCTTTTGGGGACAGGTGAAAATTGTCGATCTAATGGGACGTAGTTTTCCATTTCTATTCACATTCTCACATGTGCAATTGCATAATTAAAAGGCAGCATAATAGGCAATCATTTTCGCCCACACTTAATTAAGTATATACCAACATACTCACACTCTGAGTTTACTTAAGTAAACCTGAGCTCCGAAACCTAACAGGTTTTAACCTTACTAATTCGGCAGGCTACCTGCTTCTTCCCAACTGCGAAAGCTCAACACCTATAATCCTTCTTTGTAGCAAAACCCATGGGAACTTTTGTCTTAGAATTGTGAACATACAAAAAGTTCTGGATAGGCTTTTCGATAATCTACATAACAGAAAAGGCCTAAACGATAATTCGAACTTCGGACAAATGAGTTATATCTTTGATGTAATTGAAATAAAAACTTATGATTAGGCGGGGGCAACT encodes the following:
- a CDS encoding AlpA family transcriptional regulator, with product MSEQILKLPEVTKVTGLARSTIYKLISENNFPKQIKLTTFSSGWIKSEVDQWIDERIAFSRNMGAA
- a CDS encoding DUF6387 family protein encodes the protein MYPESLQKYIPPEFDLAKYESAANMELTDWFENLWVRRGYRSIKTVEDEEQTQALKTLNQINISRGLVIDGPFYKIMYGIFGLDQTTQTSVVRDISYIDLFHKADLLKTDELAKLYVETSSFVTPMLDQDRYGKLTEPVRLNGSINEHSFAWLELDMDCSDSEINEAFSDWLKRSRQKQKAEKKPKRRDHKLKNLNKVTFRKWHDERVLAYIDLAMWNQLNGTDVTNNIYGKILFPDPRDIRSKEKKVEDTIQQYAQELTSPDFLKRVFKLLSDIDRKKTR
- a CDS encoding replication endonuclease encodes the protein MNKNNIHPHDEAFVKEKLRLLPKPFRKNVLRDYGEIATKKGRTAANLYLLDIEEMVSTSIRHRLNKSSLNCDEDDLKKLSILKAKKCTELWYLAKSKDPRKLESPYKKVLIFIRKHGIEPIFLKENPTENDYRFLIRKSQDSSWWLRNLRKVQSRDIETMARVLNLISKHKEIYASDMSVFRRKKQKEQQKEYLEKMFATNELGDQFQLSELKEKSVSNPYIRKSELMVRCRGFEDYAKHAGHISLFLTMTCPSKYHRAYSKSGDASPNWNGARPIEGQEYLGHTWKRIRASFERSNIKPYGFRIAEPHHDGTPHWHLLLFVEPENKTQLLDIMKRYCFEEDGDEKGAIEHRFEIVEIDPKKGSATGYIAKYISKNIDGKDLDEGVYGENPIVAAERVETWASIWAIRQFQQIGGAQVSIWRELRRLETLVETEPVIEKARHAADTSDWSGYQEAMGGVICPRKERPIKLVYKDSVNISTGELKQNQYDEISAPKILGLQHKSARVITRKHEWKISKSL
- a CDS encoding integrase arm-type DNA-binding domain-containing protein, translated to MPLTNIKVKNAKPCIKPDGSATTKPYRLSDEKGLYLEVAPSGGKWWRLKYRINGKEKRLSLGVYPDVSLKNARERRDELRKQIANGIDPSHTRKAEKQSIGDQNSFEVVAHEWHTKFSANWTQDHAARTLTRIQKNAFPWIGNKNINDITAPELLTVLRRVESRGALETAHRINQICGQIFRYAIATGRAERDPAADLKGALPPTKTKHHASIIEPEKIGELMRAINGYSGSFIASTALKLSPLLFVRPGELRQAEWSEIDLEIAEWRIPPEKMKMRTLHIVPLSSQAVDLLEEIQPLTGRGKFVFPSTRTVTRPMSNNTITAALRRLGYTKKEMTAHGFRSMASTVLNEQGWNRDAIERQLAHSERDGVRAAYNYAQYMPERKKMMQAWADYLEKLTIGADIIPINRNKKI